The Saccharothrix violaceirubra genome segment CGACGCCGACGGTCCCGGCGACGTGGTCACGGGCGTGGCCCGCTACCTGCTGGAGGTGGCACGCCGCTGCGACGCGGGCCGGCTCACGCTCGACGCCGACGGCCGCACCGCGATCGACCGGATCCTGCAGAACCAGTACGACCGGCAGGTGCGCAACAAGGCCGCGCTCCAGCTCGCCGAGTCGCTGGTGACCCACTACAGCGACCCGCACGCGTTGTGGAACCTCGTGCACCTGGGCGGTCGGGACACGGTGAAGATCCAGGCGGGCGAGCCGTCCGCGCTGTTCCCGCCGGGTGCGATCCCGGTGCCCTCGCTCGACCGGCACCTGACCGAGTCCCTGGTCGCGGGCCGTGCGCGCACCCTGCACGTGCGCGACCTGGTGATGTCCGCGCTGACCTGCGGCCTGGTGTACGGGCTCGGGTTCGGCGAGCAGATCCAGAAGATGCTCGGCCAGGACTGGCGGGAACTGCGGTTCTTCCTGTGCTCGCCGCTGGGCGAGGTGCCCGTGCCCACCGCCCGGGACGCGGTGCTGTTCGAACCGCTGGGCAAGGGACACTTCACCGACCTGACCGCGCGGTCGAGCGCGCTGTCCCAACTCCTGCTGTGCGTGCTGGGGAGGCTGCGGCCATGACCGAATTCGTCCTCGTCGAGTACGGAGACCTGGAGGGCGGCGGGTTCGTGCCGTACGTGGCGGAAGGCCGCCCGGCACCGCCCGCGCCCTACACCGCCGTGGCGACCAAGCTGCTGACCAACGTGCCGCAGCCGCCGGAGCCCGCCGACGACGGTTTCCGGTACCCGATGTGGAGCCTGCGCCGGGTCGACGTGGACGGCGAGCCGCACTGGTGCTTCGCGGTGCAGGGCCGGGGCGGGGCGTTCGGCCAGGCGGGTATGTGCCAGTTCCTGTTCGCGCCGGCCGCGTTCAACCCGGCGACGCTCTGGTACGGCGCGGTCCGACTGGTGCGCGCGGACGGCCGCCTGGTGCACCCGGAGGCGGGCGAGCCGAGCGACACGTGGCTGCGGCCGGTGTCCGCCGAGCGCCTGTCGGGTGCACTGACCGCTTTGTTCGCGGGCGACTCCAAGGTGGTCGTCGACGGTGGCCCGGTGGACGTGGCCGCGACGATCGGCGCGCTGCTCTCGGTCGTGCCGCTTTCGGTGGTGGACGGGTACGTGTGGACGACGTGCCTGGTGCGCCGTCCGGTGCAGGACAGCCGGCCGCTGGTGACCGGGCGCTGGCCCGAGGAACTGCCCGGCGGCAACGCGGGCCTGCGGTCGTGGCTGGACCGTGCGCCCGAGAAGCCGGGCACGCCGGTGGCGCACCCGAAGACGCCCGAGGTCGTGGCGTGGCTGACCGACCTGGGTGCGCGGGACCTGTCGCTGCCCGAGGAGTACGCGGCCGCGCCGACTCTGGCGGACCTGGCCGAGCTGATCGCGACCAAGCAGCTCGACATCGACCCGGCGGACGTGCCGCACCTGCTGGCCAAGGACGACCCGCGGCTGGCGATCGGCCGGGGCCGCGAGCTGGTGAGCCGGTGGGCGGCCGACGACCCGGCCGGGGCGATCACCCGGCTGGTCGGTTCGCCGAAGTTGTCGCCGCAGCTCACCGAGATCCTGTTCGACAGCCTGCTGGACGCGCACGTGCACGCGGCGCCGGGCACGAACCCGGCGTTGTTCCCCCCGGCGGCCAAGGCCGTGGCGGGCTGGGAGGCGGTGTTGACCAGGCTGCTGCGCGACCGGTTCGAGGACCGGCCCCGAATGGTCGAGTTCGTGCGGGACTACGTGATCGCCGAGGGCCGGCCGCTGCACGACGGCGACGCGCAACTCGCGCACGGCAGGTGGTTGACGGCGCTGGGCGTGTCACCGGACGACCCGGCGTCGGGCATCTACCCGGTGCCGACCGCGCGGATCGTCGCCGAGATCCGCGAGCGCCGCTCGCTGGGGTCCGTGGGTCGGGCGTTCCTCGCGGCGGCGGCCGACCCGGTCGCGCAGGTGCGGGTCGTGCTCGACGGGCTGGACAGCGTGCCGCCGGTCGTGGCCGCGGAGTTCGTGGCGCTGTGCCCGGACGACCGGCAGGCGGGCGAGGTGCTGACGTACGCGCTCGACCGGGGCCAGGCCCGTGCCGGGGTGGCGTGGGCCGAGAAGTGGTTGCTGGAGGTGCACGACCGCGTCGAGGCCGGGCGGCGCGGGGTCGTGCTGGACACCGGTGTCGGACACTTCGGGCGGATCGACCACGAGCTGCCCGCGAGCCTGTTGGTCCTCGCCCTCCGGTCCGAGCTGGCCGGGCTGGGCGCGGCGGACGCGTTGCGGCGCAAGGTGTTGACCGATGCCGTGGCGAAGCTGGAGGCCGGTTCGCGACGCGGTCACGCCAAGGCCAAGGCGCCGGCGCCGCACCTGATCGTGCACCAGCCGGTCCAGCCGGCCGTGGCGCAACCCCCGGCGCGACCCCAAACACAGCCGCAGCAGCAGCCACGACCGACGCCCTACCCGACCGAGCCGACCGAGTCGCTCGACACGCGGGCACCGTGGAACGTCGACGTCGAGGAAGCCGCGACGAAGCGCAAGCGGCGTCGGCTGCCCGACCTGTCCGCGCACTGGCCGCTGATCGGCAAAGTGCTGATCGCCGTGCTCGTGGTCGCGTTGATCGTGGCGCTCTACCTGCTCGCCCGACACATGTTGCAACGCTGATGTCACCGAAGATCAAGCACGGAGACCCGATGTTCCCGAACATGCCCGACCCGGACGAGGAGTCGGCGGCGGTCCGCGTCGACAAGCTGGTCACGGCGGCGATGCGCCGCCTCGACCGGGTCACCGGCACGCACGCGGGCAACCGGCCGCCGCACCTGGCCCAGCTCGACGCCGTGCTCACCGCGGCGGTCCACCAGGCCAAGCAGGCCGAGGCCGGGTCGTCGGCCGTCGACCGCGACTCGGACCTGTGGCGGCTGCGCGAACCCGGCTACCTGCGCGCGATCTGCGACCACCCGGTGGACCGGCCCGGCGGCACGCTGCCGCTCGTGCCCGTGGTGCTCACGTGGGCGTTGCTGGGGTACGCGGAGTGGACGTACCTGGACGACTACGCGTCGGCGCCGGCCGCCGACCGGCCGTCGTTCTTCGCGGACTGGATGACGCAGCCGGTCTACCGCAGCCCGGTCGCGCTGTCGCTGGCGATCGTCGCCACGGTCGCCGTGATCATGTACAAGTACCGCGCCCCGGCACGGGCGCAGCGGGTGGCCGACGAGGTCGACCGGATCGTGCACCGGCTGGAGGTCGACCTGCTGCCGCCGCTGACCGTGCTGCGCGGCGCGCTCGGGCCGGTCAAGGTCGAGGAGCACACCCGGCAGGCGGCCGTGGAACTCGGCGCGGCGGCCAAGCTGTTCACCACGGCCACCGCGCGGCTGGCCGAGTCGACCGCCGTGGTGGACCGGTTGGTCGCGGGCGTGGAGCGGTTGGTGACCGCGTTGCCCGAACTCGGCGCGCAGACCGGCAAACTCGAAGAGGTGCGGCGCGACCTGGACCAGACCGCGCAGATGATCTCCACCGGCCTCGCCCCGCTCCAGGACCTGGTGTCCGATGTGGACGGAGCGGCCAAGGCCGCGAAGGAGGCCGTCGACCGGTCCGAGACCGTGCTGGGCCGGGCGGCCGGGCAGCTCGCCGACGCCGACGAGGTCGCGCAGCGGCACGCCGGGCACCGCGCGGCGCTGACCGCCGCGCAGGCGCCGTTCACGGCCGTGGCCGACGTGGTCGACAAGGCGTCGAGCCGGTTGGACGCGACCTCCGCGCAACTCCAAGAGGCCGTGTCCGAGCTGCGCAAGACCGTGGCCGAGGTCAACTGGCTGGTCATGGTGTCCGACGGGCTGCGGCACGGCGAGGGCGAGCACACCGACGGGCAGGCGGGCTGATGCGCCGTCGTCGGGGCCGGCCGGACACGTCCGCCGGGCTGTCCACGGCCGGGTGGCTGTTCGCGGAACTGGCGTTGCTGCTCCTGGTCGTCGCGGTCGGCTCCGAGGTGCCGCCGGTGCGCAACGCGATGTCGGAACCGGCCGTCACGAGCACGCCGACGACGACGCAGACCGCGCCGCCGACCCGGGGCCTGTCGCTGACCACCGAGCGGTTCGTCATGCCCGCCGTGCCCGACGACCAGGTCGTGGCCCGGTTCACCGAGCTGATGACCGCCCGGATCGGGCCGGACGCCCAGGTGGGGCTCGTGCTGCTGTTCGGCGTGTCCACCACGGGCGTGCTCGGCGACGGCGAGCAGGTGTCCAAGCGGCTCAAGGGTTTCGTCGAACCCGCCGGGCTCCCCCAGCTGCGGACCAGCACCGACATCCGCCCCTACATCGGCAGCCGCAACGACGCCGGCCCCGGCGAGGTGGTCGTCGAGCTGTTCCTGATGAACGGGCCGTCGTGATCGGTTTCCTGCGGCGTTTCCGGCGCGCACCCGTCGTGGTGGAGCACGACCCCGTGGTGCACCACGGGGTCGTGGTCGCGGACGGCACCGGACATGGTGTCGGCGACGCGTTGTGCTCGGCGTTGGCCGTGCACGGGATCGCCGCGTACGCGATCGACCCGTTCGAGGTGGACGCGGGCGCGGACGTGGTCGTGCTGCTGCTGCCGGTGCGGCCGGACACGATGCCGATGCCCGGTGGCACGGCCCTGTCGGTGCTGGGTCGGGTCGGCGCCGACCCGGTCGCCGCCGCCGCGTTCCGCAGCCGGCTGGTCGTCGTCTGGTACCTGCGCAACGCCGCGCGCCCCCGGCTGTCGGCGCCCGGTGTCGGCCGGACCGGGCGGGTGTGGAACGGCAGCGAGCTGCTGCTGGCCACGTCGTGGCGCCGGGAACTGGCCCACCACGGCGGGGACCTGGCGGCGGCCGTGCGCTGCCGCAGCGGCCGGGTCGACCGGATGGTGCACGCGCCGACGCACCACCGGCTGGGCGCGAACCTGGTCCCGGACGTGTGCCGTGACCTGCGCGTCCTGGACCCGGACCTGGTGCACGGCCTGTGCGTGGAGGTCGCCGACCACCGCGTGGACGACACGGTGCTGCGCTGGACCGGCGCCCGGTCGGTCGCGGCGGCCGTGCGGGTCAGCGCCGCAGCAGCTCGATGAGCCGCGCGCCGTCCTCCGCGCCCTGGCCCTCGGCCACGCCCCGGGCCGACAGGTCGAGGTAGGGCGTGATCAGGTCCGGGCGCACGCCCTGGTCCACGGCGGTGTCGACCATGGTCCGGTTGGCCGTGACCTGCATGGCCAGGTTCGACGTGACGTCCGAGGTGTAGTCGCCGGTCACGATGCGCTGCGCCATGCGCTGCGTGAACGGCAGGCACGCGGCGAGCCAGTCCACGAGCAGCGTGGCGAACTCGCCGGTGTCGATGTCCTTTTCGCCGTGCACCAACGCGAACGCGTGCGTGACGCCCGCGAACAGGCCGGTCATCCCACCGAGCAGCGCCACGTCGTGCAGCGCCGCGTGGCCCGGGTCGTCGCCGACCCACTTCGCACCGGCCGGGACGGCGAGGGTCCGCTCGTGCTCGGCGAACAGGTCGACCGACCCGCTGTAGAACACGTACGCGCCCGAGTCGGGGACGCCGATCATCGGCGGGACGGCCATGATGCCGCCGTCGACGTACCGGGCGCCCCGGCCGGCCGCCCACTCGGCGCGGTCCCGGGCCTGCGCGGGCGTGCCCGTGGTGAGGTCGACCAGGTCGCGGCCGGCGAGGTCGGTACCGTCGAGGACGTCGACGACCGAGGCGTGGTCGAGCAGGCAGGTGACGACGAGCCGGTTGGCGGCGACCGCCTCGGCCGGTGTCGCGGCGACGGTCGCGCCCTCGGCGGCGAGGCGTTCGGCCCGGGCGGGCGTGCGGTTCCAGACGGTGACGTGGTGGCCGGCGGCGAGCCAGGCCCGGGTCAGGGCCGTGCCCATCGCGCCGAGCCCCAGAACGGTGAGGGTCATGCGTCCCAGGCTGGGACCGGGGCTCTTGATGATCAAGTACGCACTCGGAAGTGCGTGGTTACCGGGAGGAAAGCGACATGCGCAGGCCAGGGGCGTACCACTGCGGGCTGGACGCGGCGGTCGAGGTGATCGGCGGCAAGTGGAAGGTGCTGATCCTCTGGGCGCTGGGCGAGCGCCCGCACCGGTTCGGGGAGCTGCGCCGCGAACTGGCGGGCGTGACGGAGAAGGTGCTCGCGTCGCACCTGCGCGAACTGGAGGACGACGGCATCGTGCACCGCGAGGTGTTCGACGAGGTGCCGCCGCGCGTGGAGTACTCGCTGACCGGGTCGGGCGAGGCACTCGTACGCGCCTTGGAACCGCTCGGCGAGTGGGGCCGCGCCCACGTCCCCGGTGTCCCGGTCGAACGGATCTAGGTCACCCGCCCGGGGCCACGACCCCGCGCAGCGCCGACGGCATCGGGTAGTCGCGCTCCGCGGGGAACAGCCGCTGCGCCTTGGCGGCGTGCCCGGCCCGCAGCAGTGCCGAGGCCTTGCGGACCAGGGGCGTGAGGTCGGTGAGACCGACCACCCACTCGTCGGCGAACGTCCGGATCAACCGGCGACCGATGCCGACCTGGATGCTGTAGTGGTTCAGCGCCGCTCCGCGCGGCGAGCGTTCCGGGTCCCACTGGACGTGCACGGCCGCACCCGCCAAGGCCGCCGGGTCGGAGGTCGTCGGCACGGCCCGGGAGAGGGCCTCCGCCCAGCCCTCCCGGGTGATCCGCACCGCGAGGACCCGTTCCTGGCCCGGTTTGCGGGCCCAGTTGCTTCGGTGCATCAACCACAGGAACGACGGCTTGATCCACGTCATCCGCTGGAACGAGAACGGCGCGACGAAGCGACCCGCCCGCAGTGCCGCGTCGGCGATGGCGGGCGAGTACGCCTGGTAGACCACGATCGTGTGGGCGTCGTAGTCGGCACGAACCTGGTACCGGGGCGTCATGCGGCGCACCCTGCCACCCCGTCCACCCCCGCGGCGAGCCGATTTCCCCGGCCACCCCGTGCCTAATGGTGTTCGGCGAGGGAGCGTCCGATGAAATGCGCGCTCAACGTGGCGAAGATGTACGCCTGCAAAACCTGGATGAACGCTTCCAGCAGCGTGATGGCCACCGCGAACGCGAAACTCACCGCCGAGATCGGCTTGAGCAGCGGTGCCGCCTCGAAGAGCAGGAATTCGCCGCCGAGCGCGAAGACCGCCACGAGCAGGTGGCCCGCGAACATCGCGGCGAAGACCCGCAGCGCGAGCGTGACCGGGTCGAAGAAGAACTTGAGGATCACTTCGGTGGGGATCAGTAGCCCCCAGAGCACCGGTTTGGGCACGTCCGGCACGATGAACTGGTTGCGCAGGTAGCCGCGCAGGCCGTGCCGGCGGATGCCCACCCAGTGGTAGGTCGGGTAGACCAGCAGCAACGCCAGCGCCGCCGGGAACCCGATGTGCGCCATCGTGGGGAACTGGACCAGCGGCACGATGCCGAAGATGTTGTTCACCAGGACGAACGAGAACAACGCCATGATGAACGGCACGTACTTGCGGTACTCGGCGCCGATCTGCTCCTTGGCGATGCCGTCTCGTGCGACCCCGTAGATGTACTCCAACGAGAACTGGAATCGCCCGGGGACGAGTTTGAGGTTCCGCGTCCCGACGAGCAGCACACCGGCGATGATCACACTGGACAGGACGACCAGGAGTATCGGTTTGGTCACCCACCCGAACAAGGGTGGTAATTCGAAATCCGCGGGCGTCGGCGCCGGGAAGGAATCGGCGGCCATCGGCGTCACCTCCACCGTCCACCCTAGGGATGATCTTCGCCTGCGGGCGACACTCGAACGTCGCCGCCGGTCGCGACTTTCGTGGCGCGAATTCCGACTTTGGTCGTCGCGCGCACCAGGGACCTTCGACCGTGTCGGGGGACCGCATCACGGCGGACAGTGGTCGGATCAAATCGACCGGGTGGACGGGTGGGAGCGGGATGTCGGGGGTGACCGGGGCACTGGGGCTGACGGCCGAGGAGGTCGCGGAGGTGTTGGGTGCCGCGGTGCTCGCGCCGTCCGTGCACAACACCCAGCCGTGGCGGTTCCGCCTGCTGCCCGACCGGATCGAACTGCACCCGGACCCCGACCGGGTCCTGCCCGCGACCGATCCCGAGGGCCGCGAACTACGGCTGTCGTGCGGCGCGGCGTTGTTCAACCTCAGGCTCGCGCTGCTCGGCCTGGGCGTCCGGCCGCTGGTCACGCTCGTGCCCGGCGACGACGCGCCCGGCGCGTTGGCCGTGGTGCGACGGGGCGGCCGGCGGGCACCCGACGACGACACCCGACGCCTGCTCGACGCCGTGCCGCTGCGCCGGACCAACCGGCTGCCGTTCGCACCCGGCGGGGTGCCGGTGGACCAGCGACGGGCTTTGCTGCGCGCGGCCGAACGCGAACGCGCGTGGCTGCACCTGGTCGGGCCGACCGAGATCGACCGGGTGCGGGAGCTGGCCGTGAAGGCGCACCGGCTGCAACTGGAGGACGCCGAGGTGCGCGGGGAGCTGTCCGAGTGGAGTGCGACGCGCCCGTGCGGCGACGGGGTGCCGCACGCGTCGGCGGGCCTGCGGCCGGCACCCGACGACGGGTGGCCGATGCGCGATTTCCGCGGTGCCGAGCGGGCGGCGGACGAGGCGTACGAGCCCGACCCGCTGGTGGCCGTGCTGTGCTCGTTCTACGAGGGTCCGGCCGCCGAACTCCAGAGCGGTCAGGCGTTGCAGCGGGTGCTGCTGACCGCGACGGCACTGGGGCTGGCCGCGTCGTTCCTGTCACAGGTGATCGAGGTGCGTCCGGTCCGCGAGGAACTGCGCCGGTCGTTGGGCGGGACGCTGGTGCCGCAGACCGTGCTGCGGCTGGGTGTCGGTGCGACCGTGCCGGAGCGCCCCCGTCGCGACGTCGCCGACCTGGTGTTGCCGGTCGGTCAGCGGGTGCCGAAGTTCTGGGTCCAGTAGGCGCGCTTCTTGGAGTCGGTGGTGTAGGCCACGCCCAGGTCCTTGTAGCCGCAGTTGAGGATGTTGGCGCGGTGGCCCGGGGACTTCATCCACGCCCGCACGACCTGCTCGGCGGTGCGCTGGCCGTAGGCGACGTTCTCGCCCGCCATGCGCCAGTAGTAGCCGGCTTCGTCGATGCGCTGGCCGGGGGTGCTGCCGTTGACGCCGGTGTGGGTCATCTTTCCGGTCTTGGCCATCTCGTCGTTGTGGCCCTTGGCCGAGCTCTCGAGCTGGGTGTTGGCCTTCAGGGCGGCGCAACCGGCGGCGGCGCGCTCCTTGTTGGTGAGCGTGAGCACCTGGGTCTCGAAGCTCGGCGTCGTCGCGGCGGACGCGGCACCGGCCGTGGTCAGGAACGCCGCGAAGGCGAGTCCGGTGGCGGCGGCGACGGTGGCGATGCGGCGGGCGACGGCGTTCATGTCCGGCTCCTTGGTGGTGGCTGTCTCGGTGGGGTGAGACAAGATTCGGCTGCCGCGGGTCGTGCTCCGGTTCGACGTCGGGTGCGGTTGGGGTGCGGCTTTTCCGACGTCCGGGGTTTGGCGGACGCGCGGAGTGGGCATCGGGATCGGCGTGGGGACGTACCTGGAGTCGGTCCGCGCGGGGTTCGCGGCGTTCGTGGGCGTGGGCGCGCTGGTGCTGCTGCCGCTGGCCGTGCTGCACTACCGCCGGTTCGGTCGGGTGGAGCCGCGTCGGGCGTTCGTCCTGTACGGGCTGCTCGCCTACGGTCTGGTCGCCGCGGCACTGATCTTCCTGCCGTTCCCCGACCCGGCGGCGGTGTGCCGGGGCGAGACGATGACGTCCCTGCGCCCGTTCCAGTGGGTCACGGACATGCGCGCGAACCTGTCCGCCAACGGCCGGTCGGGGCTGGTGGCCGTGGTCACGTCGACGGCGTTCCTCCAGCAGGCGTTCAACGTGGCGTTGTTCGTGCCGCTGGGCGTGGTGATGCGCAAGGCGTACGGCCGGGGGCTGCTGTCCGTGGGCTGCGTGGGCCTGGGGTTGTCGCTGGCGGTCGAGGTCGTGCAGTACACGGGCAACTTCGGGGTGTACGCGTGCCCTTACCGGATCTCCGACGTCGACGACCTGATCTCGAACACGTCCGGCGCGCTGCTGGGCTGGATGCTCGCGCCCGCCGCCGTGGTCGTGCCGGCCGTGCCGTCGCGGACGGAGTCGGTCGCGTTGCCGGAGGCGGTGAGCGTGCCGCGGCGGCTCGTGGCGCTGGCGGCGGACGCCATGGTCGTGGTCCTGGCCGTGCTGCCGGACCCGCGCTGGGCCCCGGTGGCGGCACTCGTGGTGCGCGTCGTGGCGCCCGCCGTGACCGACGGGTGGACGCCGGGCTCGTGGCTGGTCGGCCACCGCCTGCGCACGGCGTCCGGAACGCGGGTGCCGATCCACCGGCTGCTGGCCCGTGAAGTGGTCGGCGCCACGGGGTTGTGCGCGTACGTCGTGCTGGTCTCGCCGCGTTGGGACATGTTCGCGGTGGACGTCGCCGTGGTCGCGCTGGTCTTGCTGGGCGCGTTCGTGGTGCCGGTGTTCCGCCGGGACCAGTGCGGCTGGCCGGACCTCCTCGCGGGGACCCGGGCCGAGCACGCGCGGCGGTCGCTCAGCCGAGCGTGATCAACGCGCCCGCCACGCTCGAGACGACCAACGCGCTCACCACGCCGCGCCGGAGGAGCAACAACCACACGGCCGCCGCACCGAGCACCACGAACTGCCAGGGTCGGTGCAGGGACAGGGCCAACGGCAGGGTCGACCCGCCGATGGCGCCGATCGCCGCCGCGCCCGCGCCCGTCAGGAACGCCTTCGCGGTGGCGTTGGCCCGCAGCCGGTCCAGACGCGGTCCGCCCACGAGCACGAACGCGAACGACGGCGCGAACGCCACCAGCGCGGCCAGCAGCCCGCCGCCGAGCCCGGCCGCCGCGTAGCCGACCACGGCGACCGTCTGCACGACCGGTCCGGGCGTGATCTGGCCGAGCGCGACCGCGTCGAGGAACCGCTCGTCGCTGAGCCAGCCGTACGTGTGCACGGCGTCCTGCCGCATCATCGGGATGATCACGAACCCGCCGCCGTAGGACAGCGCGCCGACCTTGGCCGCGACCCACGCCACCGCACCGAGCCCGCCGCCGACCGCGGGCAGCGCCAGGACGAGCGGCACGGCCGACCGCCGACCCAGCGGCGCCCGTACCGAGACCTCGACCAGGCCGGCGGCCACCAGCACGAGCACCAGCCACGGCCCGGTGACCGCCGCCGCCACCCCGCCCACCAGCAGGTACGCGGCCCACCGCACCCGTGCCGACAAGACGGGCCCGACCTGTCGCAGACTTCCCCGCACCAACGTGGCCGCGGCGTGCGCGGCCACGGCCGGTACCGCCGCTCCCGCGCCCGCCGCCGCACCGAGCACCCAGGCGGGCGCGGCCGTGGACAGCAGCAGCGCGGCGAGGGCGAGGATCAGCACCAGGCCGGGGAGGATGAAGCACGCACCACCGACCAACGCCCCGGGCACGCCCCCGAGCCGCCACGCGCACAGGATCGCGAGCTGCGTCGAGGCCGGTCCGGGCAGCAGGTTGGTCACGGCGATCGAGTCCTCGAACTCGCGCTCGTCCACCCACTCGCGCCGCCGCACGCACAGGTCGCGCAGAAGCGCGATGTGCGCCGGCGGGCCACCGAAACCGACGCAGCCGATGCGCAGCCACTCACGGGCGATGATCGCCACCGGGACCCGGGTCACGCGTCCATCCTGGTGCACGGCCACCCGGACCATCCCACTCGTCGGGAGTTCCGCACATCCCCTGAATATCTGAACGGCCTGATCGACGGAGTCCGAAAAGCCTATTTCCCGTTGCGCGAACGCCGGGAGAATGGACGAGGCGGACCGTTCGACTTTTCCGCAGAAGTGCGGAAATAATTCGGGGCTCGGGGACGGCTGATGCGTTCGCACAAGGTTCTGATCGCCGCGGCGATCGCGCTCGTGGCGGTGTCGGGAATCCTCGCGATCTGGCCACCACGCCAACCCGGCACCCGGACCGGAGACCCCCGACTCCCGGCGGCGGCCGGCACCGCCGTGGTCGGCACCCGCCCGCCACCCCCCGCCCGCCCGGCACCGACGACAACGACGACACCACCGCCCACGACGGCACTCCGCTCCACCACCACCCGCCCGACACCACCACCCCGCGCCTTACAACCCACGACCACGACCGAGCCCCCCGCCGCCCCCCGCCGCCAAGCCCCACCGCCGGACGAGGGTTTCCCGTGGCTGCCACCGGGTCCCGCCGACCCCGGCGACCCGGCCCCGTACCGCTGGTACGCGGCCTACGCACAGGGCAAATGCGACGCCGAGCCCCCCAAGGGGCCGTTGTGGGAAGCCGTCGACGCCCTCTGCGACGCGGCCGTGGACGGCGAGACGAACGAATGGGCGCACGCGAAGTCGGCGGCTGCCTCCGCACCCGCACCGTCGAACTGCTTGGAAACGGCGGCCACGGCCCTCCTGCGCCGTGCCCTCGCCTGGCACGAGAAGCACCCGGGCGACACGAAACCCGTGATCAGACTGTCCGCCCTCGACGACACCCCGGCGTGCGCACTGGCGGTACTCGACCTCACCACCGCCCCGGACAACCTGACCTGCGCGGAAGCCCTCGCACCCCAGGCCGCCGCCATCCCCGCCGGCCCGGTGACCGGAGGCACCCGCCTCCT includes the following:
- a CDS encoding NAD(P)-dependent oxidoreductase, yielding MTLTVLGLGAMGTALTRAWLAAGHHVTVWNRTPARAERLAAEGATVAATPAEAVAANRLVVTCLLDHASVVDVLDGTDLAGRDLVDLTTGTPAQARDRAEWAAGRGARYVDGGIMAVPPMIGVPDSGAYVFYSGSVDLFAEHERTLAVPAGAKWVGDDPGHAALHDVALLGGMTGLFAGVTHAFALVHGEKDIDTGEFATLLVDWLAACLPFTQRMAQRIVTGDYTSDVTSNLAMQVTANRTMVDTAVDQGVRPDLITPYLDLSARGVAEGQGAEDGARLIELLRR
- a CDS encoding winged helix-turn-helix transcriptional regulator, which encodes MRRPGAYHCGLDAAVEVIGGKWKVLILWALGERPHRFGELRRELAGVTEKVLASHLRELEDDGIVHREVFDEVPPRVEYSLTGSGEALVRALEPLGEWGRAHVPGVPVERI
- a CDS encoding DUF4291 domain-containing protein: MTPRYQVRADYDAHTIVVYQAYSPAIADAALRAGRFVAPFSFQRMTWIKPSFLWLMHRSNWARKPGQERVLAVRITREGWAEALSRAVPTTSDPAALAGAAVHVQWDPERSPRGAALNHYSIQVGIGRRLIRTFADEWVVGLTDLTPLVRKASALLRAGHAAKAQRLFPAERDYPMPSALRGVVAPGG
- the atpB gene encoding F0F1 ATP synthase subunit A, whose amino-acid sequence is MAADSFPAPTPADFELPPLFGWVTKPILLVVLSSVIIAGVLLVGTRNLKLVPGRFQFSLEYIYGVARDGIAKEQIGAEYRKYVPFIMALFSFVLVNNIFGIVPLVQFPTMAHIGFPAALALLLVYPTYHWVGIRRHGLRGYLRNQFIVPDVPKPVLWGLLIPTEVILKFFFDPVTLALRVFAAMFAGHLLVAVFALGGEFLLFEAAPLLKPISAVSFAFAVAITLLEAFIQVLQAYIFATLSAHFIGRSLAEHH
- a CDS encoding Acg family FMN-binding oxidoreductase is translated as MSGVTGALGLTAEEVAEVLGAAVLAPSVHNTQPWRFRLLPDRIELHPDPDRVLPATDPEGRELRLSCGAALFNLRLALLGLGVRPLVTLVPGDDAPGALAVVRRGGRRAPDDDTRRLLDAVPLRRTNRLPFAPGGVPVDQRRALLRAAERERAWLHLVGPTEIDRVRELAVKAHRLQLEDAEVRGELSEWSATRPCGDGVPHASAGLRPAPDDGWPMRDFRGAERAADEAYEPDPLVAVLCSFYEGPAAELQSGQALQRVLLTATALGLAASFLSQVIEVRPVREELRRSLGGTLVPQTVLRLGVGATVPERPRRDVADLVLPVGQRVPKFWVQ
- a CDS encoding CAP domain-containing protein — its product is MNAVARRIATVAAATGLAFAAFLTTAGAASAATTPSFETQVLTLTNKERAAAGCAALKANTQLESSAKGHNDEMAKTGKMTHTGVNGSTPGQRIDEAGYYWRMAGENVAYGQRTAEQVVRAWMKSPGHRANILNCGYKDLGVAYTTDSKKRAYWTQNFGTR
- a CDS encoding VanZ family protein gives rise to the protein MGIGIGVGTYLESVRAGFAAFVGVGALVLLPLAVLHYRRFGRVEPRRAFVLYGLLAYGLVAAALIFLPFPDPAAVCRGETMTSLRPFQWVTDMRANLSANGRSGLVAVVTSTAFLQQAFNVALFVPLGVVMRKAYGRGLLSVGCVGLGLSLAVEVVQYTGNFGVYACPYRISDVDDLISNTSGALLGWMLAPAAVVVPAVPSRTESVALPEAVSVPRRLVALAADAMVVVLAVLPDPRWAPVAALVVRVVAPAVTDGWTPGSWLVGHRLRTASGTRVPIHRLLAREVVGATGLCAYVVLVSPRWDMFAVDVAVVALVLLGAFVVPVFRRDQCGWPDLLAGTRAEHARRSLSRA
- the chrA gene encoding chromate efflux transporter codes for the protein MTRVPVAIIAREWLRIGCVGFGGPPAHIALLRDLCVRRREWVDEREFEDSIAVTNLLPGPASTQLAILCAWRLGGVPGALVGGACFILPGLVLILALAALLLSTAAPAWVLGAAAGAGAAVPAVAAHAAATLVRGSLRQVGPVLSARVRWAAYLLVGGVAAAVTGPWLVLVLVAAGLVEVSVRAPLGRRSAVPLVLALPAVGGGLGAVAWVAAKVGALSYGGGFVIIPMMRQDAVHTYGWLSDERFLDAVALGQITPGPVVQTVAVVGYAAAGLGGGLLAALVAFAPSFAFVLVGGPRLDRLRANATAKAFLTGAGAAAIGAIGGSTLPLALSLHRPWQFVVLGAAAVWLLLLRRGVVSALVVSSVAGALITLG
- a CDS encoding IPT/TIG domain-containing protein; protein product: MRSHKVLIAAAIALVAVSGILAIWPPRQPGTRTGDPRLPAAAGTAVVGTRPPPPARPAPTTTTTPPPTTALRSTTTRPTPPPRALQPTTTTEPPAAPRRQAPPPDEGFPWLPPGPADPGDPAPYRWYAAYAQGKCDAEPPKGPLWEAVDALCDAAVDGETNEWAHAKSAAASAPAPSNCLETAATALLRRALAWHEKHPGDTKPVIRLSALDDTPACALAVLDLTTAPDNLTCAEALAPQAAAIPAGPVTGGTRLLLTTTGTDRNSTKVTVGGLQAKIDCLSPTRVIIRTPPSPRSGRVTITVTTSTATANAPAQFEYLRSRSDTTTTPMPRYAPPSA